A portion of the Adhaeribacter radiodurans genome contains these proteins:
- the metX gene encoding homoserine O-acetyltransferase MetX yields MSQEILHCPQPFLLECGKTLPQLQITYHTYGTLNAERNNVIWVCHALTANADVFDWWKGLFGTNFLFNPEEHFIICANILGSCYGTTGPLSENPESGEAYFQSFPDISIRDMVAAHEILRQHLGISKINILIGGSLGGQQALEWAILQPGIVQHLLIVATNAFHSPWGIAFNEAQRMAIRADHTYHLNVPDGGRKGLKAARAIALLSYRTYDTYSKTQRETDLNRTDNFNASSYQNYQGEKLVNRFDAYSYISLSKTMDSHNVGRHRGSVESALQQVKAKTLVIGISSDILFPTSEQRYLAQHIPGAIYQEIDSFYGHDGFLIETEKLTQLIETFLAVPVAK; encoded by the coding sequence ATGAGTCAGGAAATTTTACATTGCCCACAGCCTTTTTTACTCGAATGTGGGAAAACGTTACCTCAGCTTCAGATTACTTATCATACTTACGGTACGCTAAATGCCGAAAGAAATAATGTTATTTGGGTATGTCATGCGCTTACGGCCAATGCGGATGTGTTTGATTGGTGGAAAGGCTTATTCGGAACCAATTTTTTATTTAATCCGGAAGAACATTTTATTATTTGCGCGAACATCTTAGGTTCCTGCTACGGTACCACCGGTCCACTTTCTGAAAACCCTGAATCGGGTGAGGCTTATTTTCAGTCCTTCCCAGATATTTCTATTCGCGACATGGTGGCCGCTCACGAAATTTTACGGCAACATCTGGGCATTTCTAAAATTAATATTTTAATTGGTGGTTCTCTGGGGGGGCAACAAGCCTTGGAATGGGCAATTCTGCAACCCGGAATTGTTCAGCATTTACTAATAGTAGCTACCAACGCGTTTCATTCGCCGTGGGGCATTGCCTTTAACGAAGCCCAACGCATGGCCATTCGCGCCGATCATACCTATCATTTGAACGTGCCGGATGGAGGCCGAAAAGGTTTAAAAGCTGCCCGGGCCATTGCTTTACTCAGTTATCGTACTTACGATACGTACTCTAAAACGCAACGCGAAACAGATTTAAATAGAACCGATAATTTTAACGCCAGTTCCTACCAAAATTACCAGGGCGAAAAATTAGTTAATCGTTTTGATGCGTATTCTTACATCTCGCTCAGTAAAACCATGGATTCGCACAATGTAGGGCGGCATCGCGGCAGCGTAGAAAGTGCTTTACAACAGGTAAAAGCCAAAACTTTAGTAATAGGAATAAGTTCCGATATCTTGTTCCCAACATCAGAGCAGCGGTATCTGGCTCAACATATCCCGGGAGCAATCTATCAGGAAATTGATTCTTTTTACGGGCACGATGGATTTTTAATTGAAACCGAAAAATTAACGCAGCTTATTGAGACGTTTCTGGCCGTACCAGTAGCGAAATAA
- a CDS encoding homoserine dehydrogenase — protein MTKIQKIGLFGFGCVGQGLYDVLENSRGIKASIEKICVKDRTKKRKLPTSYFTFEKDDILDNPEIDLIVELIDNADEAFEIVATALKKGKNVVTANKKMVAQHLEELVQLQHEHQVSLLYEASCCGSIPIIRTLEEYYDNELLYAVSGIFNGSSNYILSKIFNENLDYDIALKQAQDLGFAETDPTLDVGGFDPKYKLTIIAAHAFGLFLNPDTVFNIGIQNLSKYDIQYAREKDYKIKLVPHVSKVDEATVTLFVMPQFITRKHPLYNVDNEYNGVIVEAAFSEKQFFSGKGAGGYPTGSAVLSDISALTYGYKYEYKKHLQHIEVNSTNNIEVEVYLRYTNKDLLKTLQFENISEKFIAKDFKYIIGYVRLDTLLQNIELLRESDAFLVSTGNFQARDTTPADVREKAIEEIEVI, from the coding sequence ATGACTAAGATTCAGAAAATAGGTTTGTTTGGGTTTGGCTGCGTAGGACAGGGGTTATATGATGTATTGGAAAACAGCCGCGGTATTAAAGCCAGCATTGAGAAAATATGTGTAAAAGACCGCACTAAAAAGCGTAAGTTACCTACTTCCTACTTTACGTTCGAAAAAGATGATATTTTAGACAATCCGGAAATTGACCTGATTGTTGAATTGATTGATAATGCCGACGAAGCCTTTGAGATTGTAGCTACTGCCTTAAAAAAAGGTAAAAACGTGGTAACTGCCAATAAAAAAATGGTGGCTCAGCACTTAGAAGAGTTGGTTCAATTGCAGCACGAGCACCAGGTATCGTTGTTGTACGAAGCCTCATGTTGCGGTTCTATTCCGATTATCCGGACACTGGAAGAGTACTACGATAATGAGTTACTGTATGCCGTAAGTGGTATTTTTAATGGTTCTTCGAACTATATTCTATCAAAAATTTTTAACGAGAATTTAGATTACGACATAGCCCTTAAACAAGCCCAGGATTTAGGCTTTGCCGAAACCGACCCCACCCTAGACGTAGGTGGATTTGACCCTAAATATAAATTAACTATTATCGCGGCGCATGCTTTTGGCTTATTCCTGAACCCGGATACTGTTTTTAATATCGGCATTCAAAATTTATCGAAGTACGATATTCAATATGCCCGCGAGAAAGACTATAAAATCAAATTGGTGCCGCACGTAAGTAAAGTAGACGAAGCTACCGTTACTTTATTTGTAATGCCCCAGTTTATTACCCGCAAACATCCCCTTTACAACGTTGACAACGAATATAATGGCGTGATTGTAGAGGCTGCTTTCTCCGAAAAGCAATTCTTTTCGGGTAAGGGAGCTGGTGGGTATCCTACTGGTTCAGCCGTTTTATCGGATATATCGGCTTTAACCTACGGCTACAAATACGAATACAAAAAACACCTGCAGCACATCGAAGTAAACTCTACTAATAATATTGAGGTAGAAGTTTATCTGCGCTACACCAACAAAGATTTACTCAAAACGCTGCAGTTTGAAAATATTTCCGAGAAATTTATCGCGAAAGATTTTAAATACATTATCGGCTATGTGCGGCTCGACACTTTATTGCAGAACATTGAGTTACTCCGCGAATCGGATGCGTTTTTAGTAAGTACGGGTAACTTTCAGGCCAGAGATACTACACCTGCAGACGTACGGGAAAAAGCTATTGAAGAAATAGAAGTAATTTAA
- a CDS encoding S66 peptidase family protein — MIFPPTLRVGDKIAICALARKITLSEIQPAIQILTSWGLEVVIGKSIAGDYHQFAGNDELRVSDLQTMLDNPEIKAIISARGGYGTTRLLDQIDFTLFAQSPKWIVGFSDITALLFHLTGLGYACIHGIMPSLFGRAGSEAAIESLRQILFDEPISYQVTGHNFNRPGEATGQLIGGNISLLNTIIGTPSDVDYAGKILFVEEIDEYLYNLDRMLVQLKRCGKLATLSGLIVGHMTDLRDNPVPFGKTAYEIIQEHTANYSYPICFDFPTGHETNNLALICGKQVHLKVKANGSLLEYVSEEVNL; from the coding sequence ATGATCTTTCCCCCTACTCTACGGGTCGGCGATAAAATTGCGATTTGTGCTTTAGCCCGTAAAATTACCTTATCCGAAATTCAACCTGCTATTCAGATACTTACTTCATGGGGTTTAGAAGTAGTTATTGGCAAAAGTATAGCCGGAGATTACCATCAGTTTGCCGGTAACGATGAGTTACGCGTTTCTGATTTGCAAACCATGCTGGATAACCCAGAAATTAAAGCCATTATCTCTGCCCGGGGTGGCTACGGCACCACTCGCCTGCTGGATCAAATTGATTTTACTTTATTTGCGCAATCTCCTAAATGGATAGTAGGGTTTAGCGATATTACTGCATTGCTATTTCATTTAACCGGGCTAGGTTATGCTTGCATTCATGGCATAATGCCTTCTTTATTCGGGCGGGCAGGCAGTGAAGCGGCCATCGAGAGTCTACGCCAGATTTTATTTGATGAACCCATTAGCTACCAGGTTACAGGGCACAATTTTAACCGACCTGGCGAAGCTACCGGCCAACTAATTGGCGGCAACATTAGTTTGCTAAACACTATAATTGGTACACCTTCTGATGTGGATTATGCGGGCAAAATCTTGTTTGTAGAAGAAATCGACGAATATTTATATAACCTCGACCGGATGTTGGTACAGTTAAAGCGTTGCGGTAAATTAGCAACCTTATCCGGTTTAATTGTGGGGCACATGACCGATTTGCGCGACAATCCGGTTCCATTTGGAAAAACAGCTTACGAAATTATTCAGGAACACACGGCTAACTATTCGTATCCAATTTGCTTTGATTTCCCAACTGGTCACGAAACGAATAATCTAGCTTTAATTTGCGGGAAGCAAGTTCATTTAAAAGTAAAGGCAAATGGGAGTTTGCTGGAGTACGTATCGGAGGAAGTTAACCTTTAA
- the cysS gene encoding cysteine--tRNA ligase: MQPLALYNTLTRKKEIFEPLHAPFVGMYVCGPTVYGEAHLGHSRAAITFDVLFRYLTHIGYKVRYVRNITDVGHLVNDADEGEDKIAKQAKAAQLEPMEVVQHFTSRYHQDMQQLNVLSPSIEPRASGHMIEQIGMIQEIINNGYAYEVNGSVYFDVQAYNQQHHYGKLSGRIIDDLLANTRELDGQQEKRSPLDFALWKKASEAHIMRWPSPWSDGFPGWHLECSAMSRKYLGAQFDIHGGGLDLMFPHHECEIAQSQASNHTDAAKYWVHNNLITINGQKMGKSLGNFITLRELFSGQHELLQTAYTPMTIRFFVLQAHYRSTLDFSNEALLAARKGYLKLMNGLKVLDKIDYPSEGQETGAQDSDLQKLLDDCYRSLNDDLNTAKAIASLFNVLKKINSIYMGQVPVTSLSISMFQNLKTTYRALVTDVLGLTEEQPDNLDQMLALLLKFYKEAKDAKDYDKVDEIRAEFKKLGIVVKDMKTGIDWAYEE; this comes from the coding sequence ATGCAACCTTTAGCTCTTTATAACACCCTTACCCGAAAAAAAGAAATATTTGAACCGCTGCACGCTCCCTTTGTAGGAATGTATGTGTGCGGCCCTACGGTATACGGCGAAGCGCATTTAGGCCATAGTCGGGCGGCTATTACTTTCGATGTGCTATTCCGGTATTTAACTCATATTGGCTACAAAGTACGTTATGTGCGCAATATCACCGATGTTGGTCATTTAGTAAACGATGCCGACGAAGGCGAAGATAAAATTGCCAAACAGGCTAAAGCCGCTCAATTAGAACCCATGGAAGTGGTGCAGCATTTTACCAGCCGCTACCACCAGGATATGCAGCAGCTAAATGTGCTTTCACCGAGTATTGAACCGCGCGCCTCTGGTCATATGATTGAGCAGATAGGTATGATTCAGGAAATCATAAACAATGGCTATGCTTACGAGGTAAATGGTTCGGTTTATTTTGATGTGCAAGCTTATAACCAGCAACACCACTACGGTAAATTATCGGGCCGAATTATCGATGATTTATTAGCAAACACCCGTGAGTTGGACGGGCAGCAGGAAAAGCGTTCGCCGCTCGATTTCGCTCTTTGGAAGAAAGCTTCGGAAGCGCATATTATGCGCTGGCCTTCGCCGTGGAGCGATGGTTTTCCGGGCTGGCACCTAGAATGCTCGGCAATGAGCCGCAAGTATTTAGGAGCACAGTTTGATATTCATGGTGGTGGTTTGGATTTAATGTTTCCGCACCACGAATGTGAGATTGCCCAAAGCCAGGCTAGTAACCATACCGATGCCGCTAAATACTGGGTCCATAATAACCTGATTACTATTAATGGCCAGAAAATGGGTAAATCGTTGGGGAATTTTATTACGCTCCGCGAGTTGTTCTCCGGTCAGCATGAGTTACTGCAAACGGCTTATACTCCCATGACTATCCGTTTTTTTGTGTTGCAGGCGCATTATCGCAGTACTTTAGATTTCTCGAACGAAGCCTTGCTGGCTGCCCGAAAAGGGTATTTAAAGTTAATGAACGGTTTAAAGGTTTTAGATAAAATTGATTATCCTTCTGAAGGCCAAGAAACGGGCGCTCAGGACAGCGACCTGCAAAAGCTACTCGACGATTGCTACCGCAGTTTAAATGATGACCTGAATACCGCTAAAGCTATTGCCTCTTTGTTTAATGTTTTAAAGAAAATAAACAGCATTTACATGGGGCAGGTGCCGGTAACTAGTTTAAGCATCAGTATGTTCCAAAATTTAAAAACTACTTACCGGGCCTTAGTAACCGATGTATTAGGTTTAACCGAAGAACAACCAGATAACTTGGACCAGATGCTAGCCTTGCTCCTTAAGTTTTACAAAGAAGCCAAAGATGCCAAAGATTACGACAAAGTAGATGAAATTCGGGCCGAGTTTAAAAAATTAGGAATTGTGGTTAAAGACATGAAAACCGGCATTGACTGGGCTTATGAAGAATAA